A window from Drosophila nasuta strain 15112-1781.00 chromosome 3, ASM2355853v1, whole genome shotgun sequence encodes these proteins:
- the LOC132790469 gene encoding serine protease 1-like, protein MKTFIVLALAIAAVAAESFEQVLPKDLPQSQKIEGRITNGYPAYEGKAPYTVGLSFNGWWCGGSIIAHDWVLTAAHCTNGASSVTIYYGATWRTNAQFTHSVGSGNFIQNGNYPSQSGNDIALIRTPHVDFWSMVNKVELPSYNDRYNMYDNWWAVACGWGGTYDGSPLPDWLQCVDLQIINNDQCSQVYGHQPEGILCVATPDGKSTCSGDSGGPLVLHDGAKLVGVASWVSSAGCQSGHPSGFTRVTAQLDWIRDNSGVAYY, encoded by the coding sequence ATGAAGACTTTCATCGTATTGGCCCTAGCtattgcagcagttgctgctgaaTCTTTTGAGCAGGTTCTTCCCAAGGATCTGCCACAATCTCAAAAGATCGAGGGACGCATTACCAACGGCTACCCAGCCTACGAGGGCAAGGCTCCTTACACTGTTGGCCTGAGCTTCAACGGTTGGTGGTGCGGTGGTTCCATCATTGCTCACGACTGGGTGCTGACTGCTGCTCACTGCACCAACGGTGCCAGCTCTGTGACCATCTACTATGGTGCCACCTGGCGTACCAACGCCCAGTTCACCCACTCGGTTGGCAGCGGCAACTTCATCCAGAATGGCAACTATCCCAGTCAGAGCGGCAACGATATCGCTTTGATCCGCACTCCACATGTCGACTTCTGGAGCATGGTCAACAAGGTTGAGCTGCCCAGCTACAACGATCGTTACAACATGTACGATAACTGGTGGGCTGTTGCATGCGGTTGGGGTGGCACCTATGATGGCTCTCCTCTGCCCGATTGGTTGCAGTGCGTCGACCTGCAGATCATTAACAACGACCAGTGCTCCCAGGTCTATGGTCACCAACCCGAAGGAATTCTCTGTGTTGCCACTCCCGATGGCAAGTCTACCTGTAGTGGCGACTCTGGCGGCCCATTGGTGCTCCACGATGGCGCCAAGCTAGTTGGTGTTGCTTCCTGGGTATCTAGTGCTGGTTGTCAATCTGGCCATCCATCTGGTTTCACTCGTGTTACTGCTCAGCTGGATTGGATTCGCGACAATTCCGGCGTCGCTTACTACTAA
- the LOC132790513 gene encoding serine protease 1-like, giving the protein MKVFVIFALALAAVSAEVLEQEYPKDFPKSTKIQGRITNGYPAYEGKAPYTVGLSFNNAWWCGGSIIAHDWVLTAAHCTNGAGSVTIFYGATWRTNAQFTHSVGSGNFIQNHNWPNVNGNDIALIRTPHVDFWSMVNKVELPSYNDRYNMYDNWWAVACGWGGTYDGSPLPDWLQCVDLQIISNSRCSQTYGSLPDGILCVATPDGKSTCSGDSGGPLVLHDGAKLVGVTSFGSSAGCQSGAPAGFTRVTAHLDWIRDNSGVAYY; this is encoded by the coding sequence ATGAAAGTGTTCGTTATATTCGCCTTGGCGCTTGCCGCCGTCTCTGCGGAGGTATTGGAGCAAGAATACCCCAAGGACTTCCCCAAGTCCACTAAGATCCAAGGACGCATTACCAATGGCTATCCAGCCTACGAGGGTAAGGCCCCCTACACCGTCGGTCTGAGCTTCAACAATGCCTGGTGGTGCGGTGGTTCCATCATTGCTCACGACTGGGTGCTGACTGCTGCTCATTGCACCAACGGTGCCGGCTCTGTGACCATCTTCTACGGTGCCACCTGGCGTACCAACGCCCAGTTCACCCACTCGGTTGGCAGCGGTAACTTCATCCAGAACCACAACTGGCCAAATGTGAATGGCAACGATATCGCTTTGATCCGCACTCCCCATGTCGACTTCTGGAGCATGGTCAACAAGGTTGAGCTGCCCAGCTACAACGATCGCTACAACATGTATGATAACTGGTGGGCTGTTGCCTGCGGCTGGGGTGGCACCTATGATGGCTCTCCTCTGCCCGATTGGTTGCAGTGCGTCGATCTGCAGATCATTAGCAACAGCCGATGCTCTCAGACCTATGGCAGCCTTCCCGATGGTATTCTCTGCGTTGCCACTCCCGATGGCAAGTCCACTTGCTCTGGCGACTCTGGTGGCCCATTGGTGCTCCACGACGGCGCCAAACTTGTTGGTGTTACCTCCTTCGGCAGCAGTGCAGGTTGCCAATCTGGCGCTCCTGCTGGTTTCACTCGTGTCACCGCTCATCTGGATTGGATTCGCGACAACTCTGGTGTTGCTTACTATTAA
- the LOC132790205 gene encoding serine protease 1-like — protein sequence MKTFIVLALAIAAVAAESFEQVHPKDLSPSLKLEGRITNGYPAYEGKAPYTVGLSFNGWWCGGSIIAHDWVLTAAHCTNGASSVTIYYGATWRTNAQFTHSVGSGNFIQNHNWPNVNGNDIALIRTPHVDFWSMVNKVELPSYNDRYNMYDNWWAVACGWGGTYDGSPLPDWLQCVDLQIISNQQCSQVYGTQPEGILCVATPDGKSTCQGDSGGPLVLHDGAKLVGVTSWVSGAGCQSGHPSGFTRVTAHLDWIRDNSGVAYY from the coding sequence ATGAAGACTTTCATCGTATTGGCCTTAGCtattgcagcagttgctgctgaaTCTTTTGAACAGGTGCATCCCAAGGATCTGTCACCATCCCTGAAGCTCGAGGGACGTATTACCAACGGCTACCCAGCCTACGAGGGCAAGGCTCCTTACACTGTTGGCCTGAGCTTCAACGGTTGGTGGTGCGGTGGTTCCATCATTGCTCACGACTGGGTGCTGACTGCTGCTCACTGCACCAACGGTGCCAGCTCTGTGACCATCTACTACGGTGCTACCTGGCGTACCAACGCCCAGTTCACCCACTCGGTTGGCAGCGGCAACTTCATCCAGAACCACAACTGGCCCAATGTGAATGGCAACGATATCGCTTTGATCCGCACTCCCCATGTCGACTTCTGGAGCATGGTCAACAAGGTTGAGCTGCCCAGCTACAACGATCGTTACAACATGTACGATAACTGGTGGGCTGTTGCCTGCGGTTGGGGTGGCACCTATGATGGCTCTCCTCTGCCCGATTGGCTCCAGTGCGTCGATTTGCAGATCATCAGCAACCAACAGTGCTCCCAGGTCTATGGAACCCAACCCGAAGGAATTCTCTGTGTTGCCACTCCCGATGGCAAGTCTACTTGCCAGGGTGACTCTGGTGGCCCACTGGTGCTCCACGATGGTGCCAAGCTGGTTGGTGTTACCTCCTGGGTATCTGGTGCTGGTTGCCAATCTGGCCATCCATCTGGTTTCACTCGTGTCACCGCTCATCTGGATTGGATTCGCGACAACTCAGGCGTCGCTTACTATTAA
- the LOC132791056 gene encoding chymotrypsin BI-like has protein sequence MQMCLQSAIVAIIAKLTALLLLQVGGAAAALDWQQVKPMYLVSMYPGPFGMALSQTPTTSLSAELDAEMSATNDDSRISSSSGIDSAADNSGDSDNLPSADEREPLVLNLETTPLLDSMLPEGAMAMDRIFGGDVGNPHCFPYQVGMLLQRPKGLYWCGGSLISDQHVLTAAHCVDMAKRALVFLGANEIKNAKESGQVRLMVPSSNFHIYPTWNPKRLKDDIALIRLPHAVSFNERIHPIQLPKRHYEYRSFKNKLGIASGWGRYATGVHAISNVLRYVQLQIIDDRTCKRNFPLSFRGTNICTSGRNARSTCNGDSGGPLVLQRKHSKKRVLVGITSFGSIYGCDRGYPAAFTKVASYLDWISDETGVHSHQDTTEAIFFDQYVKNYAKERHNRKTQQFDHSEFHDSDDDLPDELDVHRPLPQSDESNEDDVSFAIASSRRPHTKSKSKLKTKSESDYYFL, from the exons atgcaaatgtgtttACAATCAGCAATTGTTGCAATTATTGCCAAATTAacagcgctgctgctgctgcaagtcGGCGGCGCAGCAGCGGCGCTGGACTGGCAACAGGTTAAGCCAATGTATCTAGTGTCCATGTATCCGGGCCCGTTTGGCATGGCCTTGTCACAGACACCAACCACATCACTGTCCGCCGAACTGGACGCGGAAATGAGCGCCACCAATGACGACAGTCgcattagcagcagcagcggcatcgACAGTGCAGCCGATAACAGCGGCGATAGCGATAATTTGCCATCGGCCGATGAACGCGAACCACTTGTGTTGAACCTAGAGACGACACCGTTGCTCGACAGCATGCTGCCAGAGGGCGCCATGGCTATGGATCGCATCTTTGGCGGCGATGTCGGCAATCCACACTGCTTCCCCTACCAGGTGGGCATGCTGCTGCAGCGTCCCAAGGGTCTCTATTGGTGCGGTGGCTCCCTCATCTCTGATCAGCATGTGCTCACTGCGGCACATTGCGTGGACAT GGCTAAGCGCGCCTTGGTCTTTCTGGGCGCTAATGAGATTAAGAACGCCAAGGAGTCGGGTCAGGTGCGTCTAATGGTGCCCAGCAGCAACTTTCACATCTATCCCACATGGAATCCCAAGCGACTGAAGGATGACATTGCACTCATACGCCTGCCACACGCGGTCAGCTTCAATG AGCGCATTCATCCCATACAGTTGCCGAAGCGTCACTACGAGTATCGCAGCTTTAAGAATAAGCTGGGCATTGCGTCCGGTTGGGGTCGCTATGCCACTGGGGTGCATGCGATCAGCAATGTGCTGCGCTACGTGCAACTGCAGATCATCGACGATCGCACCTGCAAGCGCAACTTCCCATTATCGTTTCGTGGCACAAATATCTGCACCAGCGGACGCAATGCACGCTCCACATGCAATGGGGATTCGGGTGGTCCGCTCGTCTTGCAGCGTAAGCACTCCAAGAAACGTGTGTTAGTGGGCATCACGTCTTTTGGCAGCATCTATGGCTGCGATCGTGGCTATCCGGCTGCATTTACCAAGGTGGCATCGTATCTGGACTGGATTAGCGATGAGACGGGCGTGCATTCACATCAGGACACCACGGAGGCCATTTTCTTCGATCAATATGTGAAGAACTATGCCAAGGAGCGACACAATCGCAAAACCCAGCAGTTTGATCATTCAGAATTTCACGATAGTGATGATGATCTACCCGATGAACTGGACGTGCATCGTCCGCTGCCGCAATCGGATGAGAGCAACGAGGATGATGTGTCCTTTGCCATCGCAAGCTCACGACGTCCCCATACAAAAtccaaatcaaaattgaaaaccAAATCGGAATCCGATTATTATTTCTTGTAG
- the LOC132792397 gene encoding LOW QUALITY PROTEIN: protein tantalus (The sequence of the model RefSeq protein was modified relative to this genomic sequence to represent the inferred CDS: deleted 2 bases in 1 codon), with protein sequence MENIVHNFAKISFQPKEVVLTENRSAPNNFTWNFKPMPGHTVSSPPDAMLESESGDTDQSDEIDSQLSRGEDNDESDSSSSCYSQRGQQRGGVARRRMPARISKDNFNRVCSAIMKPAKKKRRETLHTNEQTLKSIEKIYTSKRMKKFTPANLETIFEEPSDENAADAEDDSEECGAITSQVRLVKFGSRKLRRAISFNDGLHKNKNLIKKRRLKVKKTFGKRFALKKISMTEFHDRLNKSLDSAMFEEEEQEDVDVDGASGSKTATAASGSAAAITFMDDMQLPPLSTPSAVFE encoded by the exons ATGGAAAACATTGTTCACAATTTTGCCAAAATCAGTTTTCAGCCCAAGGAGGTTGTGTTGACAGAAAATCG TTCTGCACCCAATAACTTTACTTGGAATTTTAAGCCAATGCCTGGCCACACTGTCTCCTCGCCGCCCGATGCCATGTTGGAGTCGGAAAGCGGCGACACAGATCAATCGGATGAGATCGATTCACAGCTAAGTCGAGGCGAGGACAACGATGagagcgacagcagcagcagctgctacaGCCAACGCGGTCAGCAACGTGGTGGCGTCGCGCGACGTCGGATGCCTGCTCGCATCTCCAAGGACAATTTCAATCGTGTATGCAGCGCCATCATGaagccagca aaaaagaagcgacGGGAAACGCTGCACACCAACGAACAGACGTTGAAGAGCATCGAGAAGATCTACACTAGCAAGCGAATGAAGAAGTTTACGCCCGCCAATTTAGAGACGATCTTCGAGGAGCCGAGTGATGAGAATGCCGCCGATGCCGAGGACGATAGTGAGGAATGTGGCGCCATAACCAGCCAAGTGCGTCTGGTGAAGTTCGGATCGAGAAAACTACGTCGCGCCATCTCGTTCAACGATGGTCTGCACAAGAACAAGAATCTGATCAAGAAGCGACGCTTGAAGGTTAAGAAGACGTTTGGCAAACGCTTTGCCCTCAAGAAGATCTCAATGACCGAGTTCCATGATCGTCTCAACAAAAGTCTCGACAGCGCCATGttcgaggaggaggagcaggaggatGTCGATGTGGATGGGGCAAGCGGCAGCAAGACTGCCACTGCTGCCTCTGGTTCAGCTGCTGCCATCACATTCATGGACGACATGCAATTGCCGCCGCTTTCCACACCATCAGCGGTCTTCGAGTAG
- the LOC132792677 gene encoding serine protease 1-like produces MKAFIVLALAIAAVSAEVAEQVHPKDMPQSLKLEGRITNGYPAYEGKAPYAVGLSFNGWWCGGSIIAHDWVLTAAHCTNGASSVTIYYGATWRTNAQFTHSVGSGNFIQNGNWPNQNGNDIALIRTPHVDFWSMVNKVELPSYNDRYNMYDGWWAVACGWGLTYDGSSLPDWLQCVDLQIISNGQCSQTYGSLPDGILCVATPDGKSTCSGDSGGPLVLHDGGRLVGVTSFGSSAGCQTGAPAGFTRVTNQLDWIRDNSGVAYY; encoded by the coding sequence ATGAAGGCATTCATAGTTCTCGCTTTGGCCATCGCTGCCGTCTCTGCTGAGGTGGCCGAACAGGTCCACCCCAAGGATATGCCACAATCCCTGAAGCTCGAGGGACGCATTACCAATGGCTACCCAGCCTACGAGGGCAAGGCCCCCTACGCTGTTGGCCTGAGCTTCAACGGTTGGTGGTGCGGTGGTTCCATCATTGCTCACGACTGGGTGCTGACTGCTGCTCACTGCACCAACGGTGCCAGCTCTGTGACCATCTACTACGGTGCTACCTGGCGTACCAACGCCCAGTTCACCCACTCGGTTGGCAGCGGCAACTTCATCCAGAACGGCAACTGGCCCAACCAGAACGGCAACGATATCGCTTTGATCCGCACTCCCCATGTCGACTTCTGGAGCATGGTCAACAAGGTTGAGCTGCCCAGCTACAACGACCGCTACAACATGTACGATGGCTGGTGGGCTGTTGCCTGCGGCTGGGGTCTTACCTACGATGGCTCATCTCTGCCCGATTGGCTGCAGTGCGTCGACCTGCAGATCATTAGCAATGGACAGTGCTCTCAGACCTATGGCAGCCTTCCCGATGGTATTCTCTGCGTTGCTACTCCCGATGGCAAGTCCACTTGCTCTGGCGACTCTGGTGGCCCATTGGTGCTCCATGACGGTGGCAGACTGGTTGGTGTTACCTCTTTCGGCAGCAGTGCTGGTTGCCAAACTGGCGCTCCAGCTGGCTTCACTCGTGTCACCAACCAACTCGACTGGATTCGCGACAACTCTGGTGTTGCTTACTATTAG
- the LOC132792849 gene encoding serine protease 1-like, whose protein sequence is MKAFIVLALAIAAVSAEVADQVHPKDLPKSLKIEGRITNGYPAYEGKAPYTVGLSFNNAWWCGGSIIAHDWVLTAAHCTNGAGSVTIFYGATWRTNAQFTHSVGSGNIIQNHNWPNENGNDIALIRTPHVDFWSMVNKVELPSYNDRYNMYDGWWAVACGWGGTYDGSPLPDWLQCVDLQIISNNQCSQVYGYQPDGILCVATPDGKSTCQGDSGGPLVLHDGNKLVGVTSWVSGSGCQSGAPSGFTRVTAHLDWIRDNSGVAYY, encoded by the coding sequence ATGAAGGCATTCATAGTTCTCGCTTTGGCCATCGCTGCCGTCTCTGCTGAGGTGGCCGACCAGGTCCACCCCAAGGATCTGCCCAAATCCCTTAAAATCGAGGGACGCATTACCAATGGCTACCCAGCCTATGAGGGCAAGGCACCCTACACCGTCGGCCTGAGCTTCAACAATGCCTGGTGGTGCGGTGGCTCCATCATTGCTCACGACTGGGTGCTGACTGCTGCTCACTGCACCAACGGTGCCGGCTCTGTGACCATCTTCTACGGTGCTACCTGGCGTACCAACGCCCAGTTCACCCACTCGGTTGGCAGCGGCAACATCATCCAGAACCACAACTGGCCCAACGAGAACGGCAACGATATCGCTTTGATCCGTACTCCTCATGTGGACTTCTGGAGCATGGTCAACAAGGTTGAGCTGCCCAGCTACAACGACCGCTACAACATGTACGATGGCTGGTGGGCTGTTGCCTGCGGCTGGGGTGGCACCTATGATGGCTCTCCTCTGCCCGATTGGCTCCAGTGCGTCGATTTGCAGATCATCAGCAACAACCAGTGCTCCCAAGTCTATGGATACCAACCCGATGGTATTCTCTGCGTTGCCACTCCTGATGGCAAGTCTACTTGCCAGGGTGACTCCGGTGGCCCATTGGTGCTCCATGACGGCAACAAACTGGTTGGTGTTACCTCCTGGGTGTCCGGCTCTGGCTGCCAATCTGGCGCTCCATCTGGTTTCACTCGTGTTACCGCTCACCTTGACTGGATTCGCGACAACTCCGGCGTCGCTTACTACTaa